In Paraflavitalea devenefica, the following are encoded in one genomic region:
- a CDS encoding ComEC/Rec2 family competence protein, whose amino-acid sequence MPGLFAWKEAPFLRFIIPFIAGIIAQSCSSLPVQSAWLIAGCCSAYMGLFSQIPLSLQFRYRSINGIALNGLLFIAGVLLVHYKDIRRSPQWFDLIYTSGDALLVTIEEPLTEKAKSYRTVVSVEAIIKGTQVQPATGKLLLHFQKDSAPPQLHYGDQLLFAKTPEHINNTANPNAFNYARYCALKSIWHQVYLRQQEYTVAEKKQVNPVKKVLFYTRKKVLNIIRENIPDKKQAGLAEALLIGYKDELDKHLLQSYINTGVVHIIAISGLHLGLIYGLLILVCTPLRGQWTRWATPLIILAGLWLFTLLAGATPSVLRSAVMFTCLIIGNSLTRPVTVYNSLAASAFLLLCYDPWLCLDIGFQLSYAAVLSIALFMKPVYQCLFIQNKYLHYCWKLAAVTLAAQILTLPISIYHFHQVPNLFLIANLIAVPLSGIILIGELVLCALSFIPVAAKTTGWLLDKLIRLLNEIIELINQVPFNTTGDISISLVQLILLYTIIGCLAAWLLQKKKAGLLMGLGAVWLFCIVGLQSWWSSARQQKIIVYNIPKHQAIDFIDGRHYLFTGDSLLLEDPSLQDRYLKPCRIAHHTRPADSIHHLFRADSLFRLGNTSLLIIDETFSPGKSAAGIPIDLIVLSRNARVTIQELATLFKGSTIIIDGTNSRWKTSSWQQDCHKLGIACHAVANQGAFVFTLH is encoded by the coding sequence TTGCCCGGATTATTTGCCTGGAAAGAGGCCCCTTTCCTACGCTTTATTATCCCCTTTATAGCAGGTATTATAGCCCAATCCTGCAGCAGCCTGCCTGTACAAAGCGCCTGGCTGATTGCCGGCTGTTGCAGCGCCTATATGGGGTTATTTTCACAGATTCCGCTTTCCCTGCAATTCAGGTACCGCTCCATCAATGGCATTGCACTCAACGGCCTGCTTTTTATAGCCGGGGTATTATTGGTACACTATAAGGACATAAGGCGCTCCCCGCAATGGTTTGACCTTATTTATACCAGCGGCGATGCACTCCTGGTGACCATAGAAGAACCGTTAACAGAGAAAGCAAAATCTTACAGAACAGTAGTGTCTGTTGAGGCAATCATAAAAGGAACACAGGTACAACCGGCAACAGGAAAGCTCCTGTTGCATTTTCAAAAAGACAGCGCCCCGCCCCAACTACATTATGGAGATCAGTTGTTATTTGCCAAAACACCCGAACACATTAACAATACGGCGAACCCAAATGCTTTCAATTATGCCCGGTATTGTGCCCTTAAAAGTATCTGGCACCAGGTATACCTCAGACAACAAGAATACACAGTTGCAGAAAAAAAACAGGTTAACCCCGTAAAAAAAGTACTGTTTTATACCCGTAAAAAAGTGCTGAATATCATCCGGGAAAACATTCCTGACAAAAAGCAAGCCGGATTAGCAGAAGCTTTGTTAATTGGTTATAAAGATGAGCTCGACAAACACCTGCTACAATCATATATCAACACCGGTGTGGTACATATCATTGCTATTTCAGGGTTACATCTTGGTTTAATTTACGGGTTACTGATCCTGGTGTGCACACCTTTGCGCGGACAATGGACACGGTGGGCCACACCCCTAATTATACTTGCAGGGTTATGGTTATTTACCCTCCTGGCCGGAGCCACCCCTTCCGTGTTGCGTTCAGCAGTCATGTTTACCTGTCTTATTATTGGCAATTCTTTAACACGCCCGGTTACTGTTTACAATTCACTGGCTGCATCAGCCTTCCTGCTGCTCTGCTATGACCCCTGGTTATGCCTGGATATAGGTTTCCAGTTGTCCTATGCTGCCGTGCTCAGCATCGCACTTTTTATGAAACCTGTTTACCAGTGCCTGTTCATACAAAACAAATACCTGCACTATTGCTGGAAATTAGCAGCCGTTACCCTCGCCGCACAAATACTCACCCTCCCCATCAGCATTTACCACTTTCATCAGGTCCCTAACCTTTTTCTCATCGCCAACCTCATAGCCGTTCCCTTATCAGGTATCATACTAATAGGCGAACTTGTATTATGCGCCCTGTCCTTCATCCCTGTTGCAGCAAAAACTACCGGTTGGTTATTGGATAAACTCATCCGATTGTTAAATGAGATTATTGAGCTCATAAACCAGGTTCCCTTCAATACTACCGGCGATATATCCATAAGCCTGGTGCAGTTGATACTGCTATACACTATCATCGGCTGCCTCGCCGCCTGGTTATTACAAAAAAAGAAAGCTGGCCTGCTGATGGGTTTAGGAGCTGTATGGTTATTCTGTATAGTGGGTCTACAATCCTGGTGGTCATCGGCCAGGCAACAAAAAATAATCGTATACAACATTCCAAAGCACCAGGCCATTGACTTCATTGATGGCCGGCATTACCTGTTTACAGGCGATTCATTACTCCTGGAAGACCCTTCCCTGCAAGACCGCTATCTAAAGCCCTGCCGCATCGCCCACCACACCAGGCCTGCCGATAGCATCCATCACCTGTTCCGTGCTGACTCCCTTTTCCGGTTGGGCAATACCTCCCTGCTCATCATTGATGAAACCTTCTCTCCCGGAAAATCAGCCGCCGGTATCCCTATAGACCTTATTGTACTCTCCCGCAATGCGAGGGTCACCATACAGGAATTGGCAACTCTTTTCAAGGGTAGCACAATCATCATTGATGGCACCAATTCACGCTGGAAAACAAGCAGTTGGCAGCAGGATTGCCATAAGTTGGGCATTGCCTGCCATGCGGTGGCCAACCAGGGCGCTTTTGTTTTCACCCTGCATTAA
- a CDS encoding DUF7033 domain-containing protein, translating into MLLYCNTITPRLQYVVDFFSKELFDAPILITSDSNVFQHNDGPRLNYSSEVFPGAVFTIHPVGLLWEKGITPQSIHCFNVQGHRAFFPTTGDFPFDILAASFYLLSRYEEYLPHEKDEYGRYAHTNSLAFREGFLDQPLVNYWLLHLKQTLTQRFPGLLFRKKNFKCILSYDIDIAWSYLHKGFVRTAGGFARSVLKGQWSQVKDRWAVLRGKKRDPYDCFEWLDALHLYCRSRPYYFFLVAQKQVGYDKNTPTHIKPFRELIEYYANTYKTGIHPSWQSGDDTDLLLEEKEWLEVVAGTEIIRSRQHYIRFTLPDTYHRLMKAGIEKDYSMGYGSINGFRASVCSSFAWYDLEKEVTTPLLIYPFCFMDANSLYEQRDSPQQAYAELILYHEQVQKVNGMMISIWHNSILGTDANFAGWREMFELFMRETVYWDAYSD; encoded by the coding sequence ATGCTGCTTTATTGTAATACCATTACTCCCCGACTGCAATATGTTGTTGATTTTTTCAGCAAAGAATTGTTCGATGCGCCTATTTTGATTACTTCGGATAGCAACGTTTTTCAGCATAATGATGGCCCCAGGCTGAATTATTCGTCTGAGGTTTTTCCTGGCGCTGTATTTACGATCCACCCTGTTGGATTGCTTTGGGAAAAGGGCATCACCCCCCAATCTATACATTGCTTTAATGTCCAGGGGCACCGGGCTTTTTTCCCCACTACCGGCGATTTTCCATTTGATATCCTGGCGGCTTCTTTTTACCTGCTGAGCCGTTATGAAGAATACCTGCCGCATGAAAAGGACGAATATGGCCGGTATGCACATACGAACTCACTGGCATTCCGGGAAGGGTTTTTAGATCAGCCGCTGGTGAATTACTGGCTGCTGCATTTGAAGCAGACCCTTACACAAAGGTTTCCGGGCCTGCTGTTCAGGAAGAAGAATTTCAAATGTATCCTCTCTTATGATATTGATATTGCGTGGTCATATCTGCATAAAGGATTTGTCCGTACGGCCGGAGGCTTTGCCAGGTCTGTGCTGAAAGGGCAATGGTCGCAGGTAAAAGACAGGTGGGCTGTGCTGCGGGGTAAGAAGAGGGACCCGTATGATTGCTTTGAGTGGCTGGATGCCCTGCACCTGTATTGCCGTTCCAGGCCCTATTATTTTTTTCTGGTAGCCCAGAAGCAGGTGGGTTATGACAAGAATACGCCTACCCATATAAAGCCCTTTCGCGAGCTGATCGAGTATTATGCCAATACTTATAAAACGGGGATACATCCCTCGTGGCAGAGCGGTGATGATACCGACCTGTTGTTGGAAGAAAAGGAATGGCTGGAAGTAGTGGCCGGTACGGAGATCATTCGCAGCCGCCAGCATTATATCCGTTTTACGTTGCCTGATACCTACCATCGCCTGATGAAGGCGGGTATCGAAAAGGATTATTCGATGGGATATGGCAGTATCAATGGGTTCAGGGCCTCTGTATGCTCTTCCTTTGCCTGGTACGACCTGGAAAAAGAAGTTACTACTCCCCTGCTTATTTATCCTTTTTGCTTTATGGATGCCAATTCATTGTACGAGCAAAGAGATTCCCCGCAACAAGCTTATGCAGAGCTGATATTGTATCATGAGCAGGTACAAAAGGTGAATGGTATGATGATCTCCATCTGGCATAATTCCATACTGGGTACCGATGCTAACTTCGCCGGCTGGCGGGAGATGTTTGAGTTGTTTATGCGCGAGACGGTGTATTGGGATGCTTACTCGGATTAG
- a CDS encoding LutB/LldF family L-lactate oxidation iron-sulfur protein, with product MSDIVSTFIAKSTVKAADLEHRRKVNFNISKYNATVPLGKEQFTNVHLARERAKNVKWRAIEMLDVYLEEFESNLMKRGGKVIWAETAQQALDEIAKICEEKNCKTIVKSKSMVTEEIHLNDFLEKKGIESVETDLGEYIQQLDGEPPYHIVTPAMHKSKEDVAKLFYNKLHTAPNLTPSQLTLVAREKLRTKYVEAEIGITGANFIIADIGGIAVTENEGNARLSCAFPKTHIAIVGIEKVIPSMNDLGLFWPLLATYGTGQQVTVYNTIVSGPRQPGETDGPEEMYVILLDNGRTNILANEKTRESLYCIRCGACLNACPVYKNIGGHAYGTTYSGPIGSVITPHLKELDEWKHLSYASSLCGNCTEVCAVKINLHELLLENRHEAVEAGAAGWTEKMAWKAWKIASLNRKWMNRGNQKTKNWMVNKVFKGWTAHRGDLDFAGKTFNEQWRERHAPRGTS from the coding sequence ATGAGCGATATTGTTTCAACTTTCATAGCCAAGAGCACCGTTAAAGCGGCAGACCTGGAACACCGGCGGAAGGTGAATTTCAACATCAGCAAGTATAATGCGACAGTGCCGCTGGGCAAAGAGCAGTTCACCAATGTACACCTGGCCAGGGAGCGCGCCAAGAATGTAAAGTGGCGGGCCATTGAAATGCTGGATGTATACCTGGAAGAGTTTGAGTCGAACCTGATGAAGCGGGGCGGTAAGGTGATCTGGGCCGAGACTGCCCAACAGGCGCTGGACGAGATCGCCAAGATCTGTGAAGAGAAGAATTGTAAGACGATCGTGAAGAGCAAGAGCATGGTGACGGAAGAGATCCACCTGAATGATTTCCTGGAAAAGAAGGGGATTGAAAGTGTGGAAACCGACCTGGGGGAGTATATACAACAGTTGGATGGCGAGCCTCCCTATCACATTGTTACGCCGGCCATGCACAAGAGCAAAGAAGATGTGGCCAAGCTTTTTTATAATAAGCTGCATACAGCTCCCAATCTTACACCCAGCCAGTTGACCCTGGTGGCCCGGGAAAAGTTACGGACAAAGTATGTAGAGGCTGAGATCGGTATTACCGGCGCCAATTTTATTATCGCAGATATAGGCGGCATTGCTGTTACTGAGAATGAGGGCAATGCCCGGCTGAGTTGTGCCTTTCCCAAAACACATATAGCGATCGTTGGGATTGAGAAGGTCATCCCTTCCATGAATGACCTGGGATTGTTCTGGCCCCTGCTGGCTACGTATGGCACGGGGCAGCAGGTTACGGTGTATAATACGATTGTATCCGGACCCCGGCAACCCGGCGAAACAGACGGCCCCGAAGAGATGTATGTTATTTTGCTGGATAACGGGCGCACGAATATCCTGGCCAATGAAAAAACGCGGGAGAGCCTGTATTGCATCCGTTGCGGAGCCTGCCTGAACGCCTGCCCGGTGTATAAGAATATTGGTGGTCATGCTTATGGAACCACTTATAGTGGTCCTATTGGTTCGGTGATCACCCCACATTTAAAAGAGCTGGATGAGTGGAAGCATCTCAGTTATGCTTCGTCCCTGTGTGGCAATTGTACCGAGGTTTGTGCGGTTAAGATCAACCTGCATGAGTTGTTGCTGGAAAACCGGCATGAAGCAGTAGAAGCAGGGGCGGCCGGCTGGACAGAGAAGATGGCCTGGAAGGCCTGGAAAATAGCCAGCCTGAACCGCAAATGGATGAACCGCGGTAACCAGAAAACGAAGAACTGGATGGTAAATAAGGTGTTTAAAGGCTGGACAGCCCATCGTGGCGACCTGGATTTTGCCGGTAAGACGTTTAATGAACAGTGGCGCGAACGTCATGCCCCACGCGGCACCTCCTAA
- the purH gene encoding bifunctional phosphoribosylaminoimidazolecarboxamide formyltransferase/IMP cyclohydrolase: protein MTKRIQSALISVFYKDGLEPVVQQLHQLGITIYSTGGTQSFIEKLGIPVVPVENLTTYPSILGGRVKTLHPSVFGGILGRRDNETDLQEMKQYKIPEIDLVIVDLYPFEETVASTSEEKLIIEKIDIGGPSMIRGAAKNFRDLVVIAAKTEYAHLEQLLKDQQGTTNLEQRRAFAAKAFEIVAHYDVAIAKYFNPGNALYFLESIPHPKTMRYGENPHQTGVFYGNLEQLFNQLNGKELSYNNLVDVDAAVQLIGEFGGDAANPVFAIIKHTNVCGIASRSSVKEAWDAALAGDPESAFGGVLVCNGTIDKATAEAINEIFFEVLIAPAFNEDALTILKSKKNRILLQQKAPFKKAEEYKAVLNGVLIQGADEGNYLEWKEVGGRDTTAAEKDDLSFANLVCKHLKSNAIALVKNKQLIGKGCGQTSRIDSLRQAIEKAGQFKFDLNGAVLASDAFFPFNDCVQMSHAAGITAFIQPGGSVRDKDSIEYCQQNKLAMVMTGMRHFKH, encoded by the coding sequence ATGACAAAAAGGATCCAATCTGCACTCATTTCCGTTTTTTATAAAGATGGCCTGGAACCAGTGGTACAACAACTGCATCAACTGGGCATTACGATCTATTCTACCGGCGGCACCCAAAGCTTTATTGAAAAGCTCGGTATTCCGGTGGTTCCTGTAGAGAACCTGACCACCTACCCCTCTATCCTGGGCGGACGGGTTAAAACCCTTCATCCTTCCGTATTCGGCGGCATCCTCGGACGCAGGGATAATGAAACAGACCTGCAGGAAATGAAGCAGTACAAGATCCCGGAAATAGACCTGGTGATTGTAGACCTCTATCCTTTTGAGGAAACAGTAGCGAGCACCAGCGAAGAAAAACTGATCATTGAAAAAATAGACATTGGCGGGCCTTCCATGATCCGTGGCGCCGCCAAGAACTTCAGGGACCTGGTGGTCATTGCCGCCAAAACTGAATATGCACACCTGGAGCAATTATTGAAAGATCAGCAGGGTACTACCAACCTCGAACAGCGCAGGGCCTTTGCCGCCAAAGCATTCGAAATAGTAGCGCACTATGATGTGGCCATTGCCAAATACTTCAACCCCGGGAATGCCCTGTACTTCCTGGAATCCATTCCGCATCCCAAAACCATGCGCTATGGCGAAAACCCGCACCAGACAGGCGTGTTTTATGGCAACCTGGAACAACTGTTTAACCAGCTCAACGGAAAAGAGCTTTCCTATAATAACCTCGTAGATGTAGATGCAGCCGTACAGCTCATTGGTGAATTTGGGGGTGATGCCGCCAATCCCGTGTTTGCTATTATCAAGCACACCAATGTATGTGGTATCGCTTCCCGCTCCTCGGTAAAAGAAGCCTGGGATGCTGCCCTGGCCGGCGACCCGGAAAGCGCTTTTGGTGGCGTGCTCGTTTGCAATGGCACGATAGACAAAGCCACTGCTGAAGCCATCAATGAGATCTTCTTTGAAGTATTGATTGCACCTGCTTTTAATGAAGATGCTTTGACCATCCTGAAGTCGAAGAAGAATCGTATCTTATTACAACAGAAAGCCCCTTTCAAAAAAGCGGAAGAATACAAAGCCGTGCTCAATGGCGTATTGATACAGGGAGCTGATGAAGGCAACTACCTAGAATGGAAAGAAGTGGGTGGCCGTGATACCACAGCAGCAGAAAAAGATGACCTCAGCTTTGCCAACCTGGTATGTAAACACCTGAAGTCAAATGCCATTGCACTGGTAAAGAACAAACAACTCATCGGCAAAGGTTGCGGACAGACCAGCCGTATTGATTCATTACGCCAGGCTATTGAAAAAGCCGGCCAGTTTAAATTCGATCTGAATGGGGCAGTATTGGCCAGTGATGCCTTCTTCCCGTTCAATGATTGCGTACAAATGAGTCATGCAGCCGGTATTACCGCCTTTATCCAGCCCGGTGGCTCTGTGCGGGATAAGGATTCCATCGAATATTGCCAGCAAAACAAACTGGCGATGGTAATGACCGGCATGCGCCACTTTAAGCATTGA
- a CDS encoding DUF3109 family protein has protein sequence MIAVDNVLISNDVVEAQFVCDLVKCKGGCCEEGDAGAPLEDAELDLMVELYDKVKPYLTKESIAEIERKGKYVYHREFGWVTPTLGNDNEICVYGIRDSKGIIKCAFEQAYNEGVIGWKKPISCHFFPIIQKNGRNGDFDRMNYEPREVLCKPACGLGKKLKVPAYQFLKEPIIRKYGEDFYQALDTAAQKYLASKQED, from the coding sequence TTGATAGCAGTTGATAATGTATTAATCAGTAATGATGTAGTGGAAGCGCAGTTTGTGTGCGATCTCGTGAAGTGTAAAGGCGGATGCTGTGAAGAAGGAGATGCCGGCGCACCGCTGGAAGACGCAGAGCTGGACCTGATGGTGGAGCTGTACGACAAGGTGAAGCCATACCTTACCAAAGAATCTATTGCAGAAATAGAGCGGAAAGGGAAGTATGTATACCACCGGGAGTTTGGCTGGGTAACGCCTACACTGGGTAATGATAATGAGATCTGTGTGTATGGCATCCGTGATTCCAAAGGGATTATTAAATGCGCTTTTGAACAAGCCTATAATGAGGGTGTTATTGGCTGGAAGAAGCCTATCAGTTGTCATTTTTTCCCCATTATACAGAAGAATGGCCGCAACGGCGATTTTGACCGGATGAATTATGAACCCCGGGAAGTTTTATGTAAGCCTGCCTGCGGATTGGGCAAAAAGCTAAAAGTTCCTGCCTACCAGTTTTTAAAGGAGCCCATTATCCGTAAGTACGGTGAGGATTTTTACCAGGCGCTGGATACAGCAGCCCAAAAGTACCTTGCCTCAAAGCAGGAAGATTAA
- the gldD gene encoding gliding motility lipoprotein GldD, translating to MKTRFFLGVLIVCLLAACKSEYTIKKRGFFKIDFPPHQYQLFDQPGYPYTFEYPVYAKVIKDTTFFEGRPENDYWINVDFPRFNGKIYISYKEIGKNDLNKLVNDAFQMTYKHTSKATEITDSAIRTDKGISGVFFNVGGNAATAKQFFVTDSVKHFLRGALYFDTTPNEDSLGIVYDFLQEDMRHLINTLQWK from the coding sequence ATGAAGACAAGATTTTTTTTGGGTGTGCTGATCGTTTGCCTGCTGGCAGCCTGTAAAAGTGAATATACCATTAAGAAGAGAGGGTTTTTTAAGATAGACTTTCCGCCCCATCAATATCAATTATTTGACCAGCCCGGTTATCCCTACACTTTTGAATATCCCGTATATGCCAAGGTAATCAAGGATACTACTTTTTTTGAAGGTAGACCGGAAAATGATTACTGGATCAATGTGGATTTCCCCCGGTTCAATGGCAAGATATATATCAGTTATAAGGAGATCGGTAAGAATGACCTGAATAAGCTGGTGAATGATGCTTTTCAAATGACGTATAAGCATACTTCAAAAGCTACCGAAATAACCGATTCTGCCATAAGGACCGACAAAGGAATCAGCGGCGTATTTTTTAATGTAGGCGGCAATGCCGCTACTGCCAAGCAGTTTTTTGTGACCGACTCCGTAAAGCATTTTCTGCGTGGCGCCCTGTATTTTGATACCACCCCCAATGAGGATTCCCTCGGGATTGTATATGATTTTCTGCAGGAGGATATGCGGCACCTGATCAATACGTTGCAATGGAAATAA
- a CDS encoding tetratricopeptide repeat protein: MKRVFLLLCTLGVSYLLTAQTHLEDSLKRELGKAANDADKIKLLADLSQYYMGLDNALADRYGNQMLEIAEMSRNRELMVRAYLSNARRFYEFSGSQDAVVKGLDFSNKALELAKNNGLDDYAALAYVYLSRGNRAIGEVDKALNFSNLAVALAANSKNDSVKVMSWLSLGTTYMAKNEKLLAFRNYLLALDVAEQDKRYALLRSVYSNLSGFYHTLNDYEKAKDFEFKKVHLQRANNKLYDLLETYNSIGTIYRSAKQFDLAEKFYENSIALADTLKFDVFKLNTYGHLVNLYLINNQFEKGLAYFKSHKEMEEFIRKAGLDYFLYQSYGAMYTFVNKLDSALYYFKLAEPGIEARVTKTNKYWFYSSYAYYFRKRGDYDNAIAYLLKAKQLSTDIGSLDYLQIAAQNLDSLYQFKGDFKKAHLYSSLYYQYKDSLQKLAKEKDLLSLEIDNENRRKEREARQKEAELTRSHNIQYMGIVIAIAAIFILLVMAGIFRVSKTTIKILGFFAFIFFFEFIILLADHKIHDWTHGEPWKVMAIKILLIALLLPLHHWLEEKVIHYLTSQHLLLAKGRNLYDKWFRKKKVQTSLENV; this comes from the coding sequence ATGAAAAGGGTGTTCCTGCTGCTGTGTACACTTGGCGTAAGCTACCTGCTTACTGCTCAAACTCATCTGGAAGATAGTTTAAAAAGAGAACTCGGAAAGGCTGCTAATGATGCCGATAAAATTAAATTGTTAGCTGATCTGTCTCAGTATTATATGGGCCTTGATAATGCCCTGGCCGATAGGTATGGCAATCAAATGCTTGAAATTGCCGAAATGAGCCGTAACCGGGAGTTGATGGTGAGGGCCTATCTTAGTAATGCCCGGCGCTTTTATGAATTTTCCGGTTCACAGGATGCTGTGGTGAAAGGGCTTGATTTTTCCAATAAGGCGCTTGAACTGGCTAAAAACAATGGCCTTGATGATTATGCTGCACTGGCTTATGTATATCTTTCCAGGGGGAACCGGGCCATTGGCGAGGTAGACAAAGCGCTTAATTTCAGTAATCTCGCAGTAGCGCTGGCTGCCAATAGCAAGAATGATTCTGTAAAGGTGATGTCCTGGTTATCACTGGGCACTACCTATATGGCTAAGAATGAGAAGTTACTGGCGTTCCGTAATTATCTGTTGGCGCTGGATGTAGCGGAGCAGGATAAACGGTATGCCTTATTGCGCAGTGTGTACTCCAACCTATCTGGCTTCTACCACACACTTAATGATTATGAAAAGGCTAAAGATTTTGAGTTTAAAAAAGTACACCTGCAGCGGGCCAATAATAAGTTGTACGATCTGTTGGAAACGTATAATAGTATTGGCACGATATACAGGAGCGCCAAACAATTTGACCTGGCGGAAAAGTTTTATGAGAATTCCATTGCCCTGGCCGATACCTTGAAATTTGATGTGTTCAAACTGAATACTTATGGGCACCTGGTGAATCTATACCTCATAAATAATCAGTTTGAAAAGGGATTGGCTTACTTTAAGTCGCATAAGGAGATGGAAGAGTTTATCAGGAAGGCAGGGCTTGATTATTTCCTGTACCAGAGTTACGGGGCTATGTACACTTTTGTAAACAAACTGGATTCAGCCCTTTATTATTTCAAACTGGCTGAGCCTGGCATTGAAGCCCGTGTTACCAAGACCAATAAATATTGGTTTTATAGCAGCTATGCTTATTATTTCCGTAAGCGGGGCGATTATGACAATGCTATCGCCTACTTGTTGAAGGCTAAACAATTAAGCACTGATATTGGCAGCCTGGATTACCTGCAAATTGCGGCGCAGAACCTGGACTCTCTTTATCAATTTAAAGGTGATTTCAAAAAGGCCCATTTGTACTCTTCCTTGTATTACCAGTACAAGGACAGCCTGCAAAAACTGGCCAAAGAAAAGGACCTGTTATCTCTTGAGATTGATAATGAGAATCGCCGCAAGGAAAGAGAAGCGAGGCAAAAAGAAGCTGAGCTGACGCGCAGTCATAATATCCAGTATATGGGTATTGTAATAGCGATTGCTGCTATTTTTATTTTGTTGGTGATGGCGGGCATTTTCCGGGTATCCAAAACGACTATTAAGATACTTGGCTTCTTTGCCTTCATTTTCTTTTTTGAGTTTATTATCCTGCTGGCCGATCATAAGATCCATGACTGGACGCATGGAGAGCCCTGGAAGGTAATGGCGATTAAGATATTGCTGATCGCGCTGTTATTGCCATTGCACCATTGGCTGGAAGAGAAGGTAATCCATTACCTCACCTCCCAGCACCTGCTGCTGGCCAAAGGCAGGAACCTGTATGACAAATGGTTCAGGAAGAAAAAGGTGCAGACTTCGCTGGAGAATGTATGA
- a CDS encoding DMT family transporter — protein sequence MAAPTYIKPFLQQRGTRFKALFALGMVCFFWGTTWIASRQGVKYMPALQLAGIRQSIGGLLYVIFFLSKGIAWPRGKEWGPIIVLSLLNFALSNGLSTWGVKYISAGLGAIIAATFPLWIVIINLFVAKSKIPVKAVIGLLLGFAGVCVIFYEHLADFLEAEFRFGILLSLAASWTWAFGTLYTKQQAAAFNPYFSLGLQMLISGILTTIITYAFGEPIPISDIPWQSWTAIAYLATFGSVISFIAYLYALQNLPTEQASIYAYINPVVAVLLGSLLFNEKLTLFIAAGGTITLLGVHLINQAFRKKIANPSKHPNTPSRA from the coding sequence ATGGCCGCCCCAACTTATATAAAACCTTTCCTTCAGCAACGGGGCACTCGTTTCAAAGCCCTGTTTGCCCTGGGCATGGTATGCTTTTTCTGGGGCACCACCTGGATCGCTTCGCGGCAGGGAGTTAAATACATGCCTGCCCTGCAACTGGCAGGCATCCGTCAATCTATTGGCGGATTGCTCTATGTCATTTTCTTTCTGAGTAAAGGAATAGCCTGGCCGCGGGGAAAAGAATGGGGCCCCATCATTGTGCTGAGCCTGCTCAACTTTGCGTTAAGCAATGGTTTATCTACCTGGGGCGTGAAATATATTTCAGCAGGTCTGGGCGCTATCATTGCCGCCACCTTCCCTTTATGGATCGTTATCATCAACCTCTTTGTGGCCAAATCGAAAATACCGGTCAAAGCGGTCATAGGCTTATTGCTGGGCTTTGCAGGTGTATGTGTCATATTCTATGAGCACCTGGCCGACTTCCTCGAAGCAGAGTTCCGCTTTGGTATCCTGCTTTCACTGGCTGCTTCGTGGACATGGGCCTTTGGCACCCTGTATACCAAGCAACAGGCGGCTGCCTTCAACCCCTACTTCAGCCTCGGTCTGCAAATGCTTATATCCGGCATCCTCACCACCATCATTACTTACGCCTTTGGAGAGCCCATCCCCATCAGTGATATACCCTGGCAATCATGGACTGCCATCGCTTACCTCGCAACCTTTGGCTCCGTCATCTCTTTTATTGCTTATCTGTATGCATTGCAAAACCTGCCCACCGAGCAGGCATCTATCTACGCCTACATCAATCCGGTGGTAGCAGTGCTCCTGGGATCATTATTGTTCAATGAAAAGCTCACCCTGTTCATTGCAGCGGGCGGCACCATCACCCTGCTGGGTGTGCACCTCATCAACCAGGCTTTCAGGAAAAAAATAGCTAATCCGAGTAAGCATCCCAATACACCGTCTCGCGCATAA